One region of Halomicrobium sp. LC1Hm genomic DNA includes:
- a CDS encoding cytochrome bc complex cytochrome b subunit, with product MSRAKQVYDWFDSRLDLKNGQTFLGKAFPAEDSFLLGEVAVFCFLLLILTGVFLGFFYEPSTSAVQYDGSVAQFQGEEMPEAFVSVLHITYTVPFGMFIRRLHHWAAHLFVASIGLHMLRVFFTGAYRNPREPNWVVGTGLAVLAMGAAYTGYALPFDEFAATATGIGYNLTVSVPLIGDFLGEIIFGGEFPTSATIPRLYFLHVLVIPLLILGGLALHMFILIRQKHTEAPREDDVETGREAIDRENDDVIVGLPAVPNQAAVSAVVFFLTAATLSLLAGLLPVHNVAEYGPNDPAATPELIMPDWFLMWVYGFLKLLPGIAVDLGPIHINSEFLGGIVLPGLVFAAILAWPFVDRTPEVHFTADPLDRPWQTAVGVAAVAFVMIASIAGMNNILANQVLDVSTSVVNPILAAALLLVPTLFGIVTYLLLRDGDPATPPETDGEDVAADGGPASSSDAADGGGDDD from the coding sequence ATGTCCCGAGCGAAGCAGGTCTACGACTGGTTCGACAGCCGACTCGACCTGAAGAACGGCCAGACGTTCCTCGGGAAGGCGTTCCCGGCCGAGGACTCGTTCCTGCTGGGGGAGGTCGCGGTCTTCTGCTTCCTCCTGTTGATCCTGACCGGCGTGTTCCTCGGCTTCTTCTACGAGCCGTCGACCAGCGCCGTCCAGTACGACGGCAGCGTCGCCCAGTTCCAGGGCGAGGAGATGCCCGAAGCGTTCGTCTCGGTGCTACACATCACCTACACCGTCCCGTTCGGGATGTTCATCCGACGGCTCCACCACTGGGCGGCCCACCTCTTCGTGGCCTCGATCGGGCTCCACATGCTCCGGGTGTTCTTCACCGGGGCCTACCGCAACCCGCGGGAACCGAACTGGGTCGTCGGCACCGGGCTGGCGGTGCTCGCGATGGGGGCGGCCTACACCGGCTACGCGCTGCCGTTCGACGAGTTCGCCGCGACGGCGACGGGGATCGGGTACAATCTCACGGTCTCGGTGCCGTTGATCGGTGACTTCCTCGGGGAGATCATCTTCGGTGGCGAGTTCCCCACGAGCGCGACGATCCCGCGGCTGTACTTCCTGCACGTGCTCGTGATCCCGCTGCTCATCCTGGGTGGACTGGCCCTGCACATGTTCATCCTGATCCGCCAGAAACACACGGAGGCACCTCGCGAAGACGACGTCGAGACCGGCCGCGAGGCGATCGACCGGGAGAACGACGACGTGATCGTCGGGCTCCCGGCGGTCCCCAACCAGGCCGCGGTGTCGGCGGTCGTGTTCTTCCTGACGGCCGCGACGCTGTCGCTGCTGGCCGGCCTGCTGCCGGTCCACAACGTCGCCGAGTACGGCCCCAACGACCCCGCAGCCACGCCGGAGCTCATCATGCCGGACTGGTTCTTGATGTGGGTCTACGGCTTCCTGAAGCTGCTTCCGGGCATCGCCGTCGACCTCGGTCCGATCCACATCAACAGCGAGTTCCTCGGCGGGATCGTGCTGCCCGGTCTCGTCTTCGCGGCGATCCTGGCCTGGCCGTTCGTCGACCGGACGCCGGAGGTTCACTTCACCGCCGACCCGCTCGACCGGCCCTGGCAGACCGCCGTCGGCGTCGCGGCGGTGGCGTTCGTCATGATCGCCTCGATCGCGGGGATGAACAACATCCTCGCGAACCAGGTGCTGGACGTCTCGACCAGCGTCGTCAATCCGATCCTCGCGGCCGCACTGTTGCTCGTGCCGACGCTGTTCGGGATCGTCACGTACCTGCTGTTGCGCGACGGCGATCCCGCGACGCCCCCGGAGACGGACGGCGAAGACGTCGCGGCCGACGGCGGACCAGCGAGTTCGTCCGACGCGGCCGATGGGGGTGGCGACGATGACTGA
- a CDS encoding S1C family serine protease, which yields MDDQQTRRGVLGSMAAAVGAGVAGCQAPTQDTAAGAEEQSASDGYSAVYEQVVDSVATVRTYTENSRGGQGSAFVYSDDYLVTNEHVVGDADEIYVRYRESGWIESAVVAVDAYSDLAVIEVTDKPASATPLPFVEADPGVGTEVVAIGNPFGLSGSVSAGIVSGIDRTLPAANGFSIPDAVQTDAAVNPGNSGGPLVTLDGTVVGVINSGGGDNIGFAISAALTRRVVPSLIDSGGYDHSYLGVRLTDLTPPIVEANDLQTAEGVYIDEVVTDGPAEGVLEPSDGEDVVNGVRVGVGGDVVVAMDETPTPSRQHLSSFLALETTPGDTIAVDVLRAGSRETVDLTLGERPEI from the coding sequence ATGGACGATCAGCAGACGCGTCGTGGTGTGCTGGGTTCGATGGCGGCGGCTGTCGGTGCCGGCGTCGCGGGCTGTCAGGCCCCGACACAGGACACGGCCGCCGGTGCCGAAGAGCAATCGGCCAGCGACGGCTACAGCGCCGTCTACGAGCAGGTGGTCGACTCCGTCGCGACGGTCCGTACGTACACCGAGAACAGCCGCGGCGGTCAGGGGAGCGCGTTCGTCTACAGCGACGACTACCTCGTGACCAACGAACACGTCGTCGGCGACGCCGACGAGATCTACGTCCGCTACCGCGAGTCGGGCTGGATCGAGTCCGCCGTCGTCGCCGTCGACGCCTACAGCGATCTGGCCGTCATCGAGGTCACCGACAAACCGGCGAGCGCGACGCCGCTGCCCTTCGTCGAGGCCGACCCCGGCGTCGGAACGGAGGTGGTCGCCATCGGCAACCCCTTCGGGCTCTCGGGCTCCGTCTCGGCCGGGATCGTCAGCGGCATCGACCGGACGCTCCCGGCGGCGAACGGCTTCTCGATCCCCGACGCCGTCCAGACCGACGCGGCGGTCAATCCGGGCAACAGCGGCGGCCCGCTGGTCACGCTCGACGGGACGGTCGTCGGCGTCATCAACTCTGGCGGAGGCGACAACATCGGCTTCGCGATCTCGGCGGCGCTCACCCGCAGGGTCGTCCCGTCGCTGATCGACTCCGGGGGCTACGACCACTCGTATCTCGGCGTCCGGCTGACCGATCTGACGCCGCCGATCGTCGAGGCCAACGACCTCCAGACGGCCGAAGGCGTCTACATCGACGAGGTCGTCACGGACGGACCCGCCGAGGGCGTCCTGGAGCCGTCGGACGGCGAAGACGTCGTCAACGGCGTCAGAGTCGGCGTCGGCGGCGACGTGGTCGTGGCGATGGACGAGACCCCGACCCCGTCCCGGCAACACCTCTCCTCGTTTCTCGCACTGGAGACGACGCCGGGGGACACGATCGCCGTCGACGTACTCCGTGCGGGGTCCAGAGAGACGGTCGATCTCACGCTGGGCGAGCGACCGGAGATATAG
- a CDS encoding N-acetyltransferase, translating to MSVNVESRIVDRGNDDHVDAAWELKERIRERDGVLRQRHGFFSDAYRRSRVYLYVDGSRNRLIGFAAVRSDGYILFLAVDEEYRGHGFGKRLIARVSEDYGSVTCHARATNQAAISFYEHLGFECRREIDNYYEDGGDAYYLKLGDASIREKLSNLLRG from the coding sequence GTGAGCGTCAACGTCGAATCGCGGATCGTCGATCGCGGGAACGACGATCACGTCGATGCCGCCTGGGAGCTCAAAGAGCGGATCCGGGAGCGTGACGGCGTTCTCAGACAGCGACACGGGTTCTTCAGCGACGCCTACCGCCGATCTCGGGTCTACCTCTACGTCGACGGCTCCCGAAACCGCCTCATCGGCTTCGCGGCCGTCCGCAGTGACGGCTACATCCTCTTTCTGGCCGTCGACGAGGAGTACCGCGGCCACGGGTTCGGCAAGCGACTCATCGCCCGCGTCTCGGAGGACTACGGGAGCGTCACCTGTCACGCGCGTGCGACCAATCAGGCGGCGATCTCGTTCTACGAACACCTCGGGTTCGAGTGCCGACGCGAGATCGACAACTACTACGAGGACGGCGGTGACGCCTACTACCTCAAGCTCGGCGACGCTTCGATCCGCGAGAAGCTCTCGAATCTCCTGCGTGGATGA
- a CDS encoding mechanosensitive ion channel family protein, producing MTTGGVSGAQSGTATPTPTASPTGTLESPVPYEMFPGVPDWILDLGAVVVVLVVAYFASRLVVLVFGRRIARRFQRPSLTRTAIRGIRGAVFLIALLSILRIYGLKLSDISLSVAVFSAVVGVVIAPVVGSIVSGVFLLADQPYEIGDMIELSDTDTRGFVEDITLRYTKIFTLDNTFIVIPNGTIRERDVVNYSAEDPRTRLRLDITVTYEGDLDEARQIVERSARNVDAVIEGGPDIRVGAARYPAPPTCYINSFADHGVQLTLRYWVKEPYKLLATRSKVQTNVWAALEDADVEIAYPHSHLHFDDTSGQMRVAMEEGAPDAPSPDPDRDGPP from the coding sequence ATGACGACCGGTGGTGTCTCGGGGGCCCAGAGCGGGACGGCGACGCCGACGCCGACAGCGTCGCCGACCGGGACGCTCGAATCGCCGGTGCCCTACGAGATGTTTCCGGGCGTGCCCGACTGGATACTGGATCTGGGTGCGGTGGTCGTGGTCCTCGTGGTGGCGTACTTCGCGTCACGGCTCGTCGTGCTCGTGTTCGGTCGACGCATCGCGCGGCGGTTCCAGCGCCCGAGTCTGACTCGGACCGCGATCAGGGGAATCCGGGGCGCGGTGTTCTTGATCGCTCTCCTGTCGATCCTCCGCATCTACGGGCTCAAACTGAGCGACATCTCGCTGTCGGTCGCCGTGTTCTCTGCCGTGGTCGGTGTGGTGATCGCACCGGTCGTCGGTTCGATCGTCAGCGGCGTCTTCCTGCTCGCGGACCAGCCCTACGAGATCGGCGACATGATCGAACTCTCCGACACCGATACGCGGGGCTTCGTCGAGGACATCACGCTCCGATACACGAAGATATTCACACTCGACAACACGTTCATCGTCATCCCGAACGGGACGATCCGGGAGCGAGACGTGGTCAACTACTCCGCAGAGGACCCCCGAACGCGCCTGCGACTCGACATCACGGTGACCTACGAGGGTGACCTCGACGAGGCCAGGCAGATCGTCGAACGGTCGGCTCGAAACGTCGACGCCGTCATCGAGGGCGGGCCGGACATCCGCGTCGGCGCGGCCAGATACCCCGCCCCGCCGACGTGTTACATCAACAGCTTCGCCGACCACGGCGTCCAGCTCACGCTGCGATACTGGGTCAAAGAGCCCTACAAGCTGCTCGCGACCCGCTCGAAGGTCCAGACGAACGTCTGGGCCGCGCTGGAAGACGCCGACGTGGAGATCGCATACCCCCACTCGCATCTGCACTTCGACGACACCAGCGGCCAGATGCGGGTCGCGATGGAGGAGGGAGCGCCCGACGCCCCGTCACCCGACCCCGACCGCGACGGCCCACCGTGA
- a CDS encoding DoxX family protein yields MTFSKVPRVALALVALAAIARPAAAHVDYVTDPTGDTIDAIAFVRETLAEPVNAALFVGSGAIGVVGLALYLRYRPRVVDIEILRAKLATYEDLIPWMLRLSLGLPLVGAGFQGYLFAPTVSFDPAANPLLRVALIGVGFCLLFGLGTRIMTALGMGLYVLALAVSPDALLALEYVPGFVALFVLGGGRPSADDILLDITSTEGSIYGRIDRIHLLKVWLDEVTAPYRRYVPTVLRVGLGISFVFLGVTQKLGDPARSLAVVEKYDLTAVVPVDPGLWVLGAGVLEAAVGLALIVGLLTRASAGVAFLLFTMTLFGLPDDPVLAHVTLFGMASALVTLGSGPLSLDRLLGEEPAGDADAVSATD; encoded by the coding sequence ATGACGTTCTCGAAGGTCCCCCGTGTGGCACTCGCGCTGGTCGCACTCGCAGCCATCGCTCGACCGGCCGCCGCGCACGTCGACTACGTGACCGATCCGACAGGTGATACGATCGACGCGATCGCGTTCGTTCGCGAGACACTCGCGGAGCCGGTCAACGCAGCGCTGTTCGTCGGCAGCGGTGCGATCGGCGTCGTCGGGCTGGCGCTGTACCTGCGCTACCGCCCGCGTGTCGTCGACATCGAGATTCTCCGCGCCAAACTCGCGACCTACGAGGACCTGATCCCGTGGATGTTGCGCCTGAGCCTGGGGCTGCCCCTCGTCGGTGCGGGCTTTCAGGGGTACCTGTTCGCACCGACGGTGTCGTTCGATCCCGCCGCGAACCCGCTCTTGCGTGTCGCACTGATCGGCGTCGGATTCTGCCTGCTCTTCGGCCTCGGCACGCGAATCATGACCGCCCTCGGGATGGGACTGTACGTGCTGGCACTGGCCGTCAGTCCCGACGCGCTGCTGGCACTGGAGTACGTCCCCGGTTTCGTCGCGCTGTTCGTCCTCGGCGGCGGTCGCCCCAGCGCCGACGACATCCTGCTCGACATCACCTCGACGGAGGGATCGATCTACGGGCGCATCGACCGGATCCACCTGCTGAAAGTCTGGCTCGACGAGGTGACGGCCCCCTACCGCCGGTACGTCCCGACGGTGCTACGGGTCGGACTGGGCATCTCCTTCGTCTTCCTCGGCGTCACGCAGAAACTCGGTGACCCGGCGCGGTCGCTCGCGGTGGTCGAGAAGTACGACCTCACGGCCGTCGTCCCGGTCGATCCCGGCCTCTGGGTGCTGGGCGCTGGCGTGCTGGAAGCCGCCGTCGGGCTCGCGCTGATCGTCGGCCTGCTGACGCGGGCCAGCGCCGGGGTCGCCTTCCTGCTCTTCACGATGACGCTGTTCGGCCTGCCGGACGATCCCGTGCTGGCACACGTCACGCTGTTCGGGATGGCGTCGGCACTGGTGACGCTCGGGAGCGGCCCGCTGTCGCTGGACAGACTGCTCGGCGAGGAGCCAGCGGGCGACGCGGACGCGGTGTCGGCGACGGATTAG
- the priS gene encoding DNA primase small subunit PriS, translating to MEERTQAYLRGRFGDHYRRSEFTPPPDANEREWGFIPWTDGPGETMVRHRSLLDLGELGEFLQRKRPKHVYFSAGRYRDPSASSMSAKEWRSSDLVFDLDADHLPAVELGEDSYAQMLAKCKDALLRLLDFLENDFGFEDLTLVFSGGRGYHVHVRDAGIQQLERDARREIVDYVRGIGLEFEQLVDEEAVAGTAGRSSPAQKRTLSTEGGWSRRAHRHVMSVVDDLLERDEEAAIERLREYEGIGEGKATAALSAARKNYDQLAAGNIDVHPAFFQIAKPLMTEVVAMDNAPIDEPVTTDTNRLIRLPGSLHGGSGLEVQRIERDAIDGFDPLVDAVPETFRGHDITIEVTDGGPVELGGDSFTLEPGIGTYPEHVGVFAMARGRAEKGPE from the coding sequence ATGGAAGAGCGGACGCAGGCGTACCTTCGGGGACGCTTCGGCGACCACTATCGCCGCAGCGAGTTCACGCCGCCGCCGGACGCCAACGAGCGCGAGTGGGGGTTCATCCCCTGGACCGACGGGCCGGGCGAGACGATGGTCCGACACCGCTCGCTGCTGGATCTGGGCGAGCTGGGGGAGTTCCTCCAGCGCAAGCGGCCCAAACACGTCTACTTCTCCGCGGGCCGGTACCGCGACCCCAGCGCCTCCTCGATGAGCGCCAAGGAGTGGCGGTCGTCCGATCTGGTGTTCGATCTCGACGCCGATCACCTGCCCGCCGTCGAACTCGGCGAAGACAGCTACGCGCAGATGCTCGCAAAGTGCAAGGACGCGTTGCTCCGGCTGCTCGACTTCCTGGAGAACGACTTCGGCTTCGAGGACCTGACCCTCGTCTTCTCCGGCGGCCGGGGGTACCACGTCCACGTCCGTGACGCGGGCATCCAGCAGCTCGAACGGGACGCGCGCCGCGAGATCGTCGACTACGTCCGCGGGATCGGGCTGGAGTTCGAACAGCTCGTCGACGAGGAGGCCGTGGCCGGAACGGCGGGGCGGTCCTCGCCGGCCCAGAAGCGGACGCTCTCGACCGAAGGCGGGTGGAGTCGCCGGGCTCACCGCCACGTGATGAGCGTCGTCGACGACCTGCTGGAACGCGACGAGGAGGCGGCGATCGAGCGACTCAGAGAGTACGAGGGGATCGGCGAGGGGAAGGCGACGGCGGCACTCAGCGCCGCCCGCAAGAACTACGATCAGCTCGCGGCCGGCAACATCGACGTGCATCCGGCCTTCTTCCAGATCGCCAAGCCGCTGATGACCGAGGTCGTCGCGATGGACAACGCGCCGATCGACGAGCCGGTGACGACGGACACGAACCGGCTGATCCGCCTGCCCGGCAGCCTCCACGGCGGCAGCGGTCTCGAAGTACAGCGCATCGAGCGCGACGCCATCGACGGCTTCGATCCGCTGGTCGACGCCGTCCCGGAGACCTTCCGCGGCCACGACATCACGATCGAAGTCACTGACGGCGGCCCGGTCGAACTCGGTGGCGACAGCTTTACATTGGAACCGGGCATTGGAACCTACCCAGAGCACGTGGGCGTCTTCGCGATGGCCCGCGGCCGTGCCGAGAAAGGCCCAGAATGA
- a CDS encoding METTL5 family protein, producing the protein MSTKRALAQQLGVVAGFDDPRAPLEQYRTPPELAAHLIHLADLRGDIEDRTIVDLGCGTGMLTLGAALRGPERTVGLDVDPAPLRTARDNERKVASATSVSWVRGDAENAPLRPDRDGTTVVMNPPFGAQSGNEHADRAFLETTAAIADVSYSIHNEGSQEFVGSFAADNGGTVTDSYQTEFEIPRQFDHHEDESRAVTAEVYRIEW; encoded by the coding sequence ATGTCGACCAAGCGAGCGCTGGCCCAGCAACTCGGCGTGGTGGCGGGATTCGACGATCCGCGAGCCCCGCTCGAACAGTATCGGACGCCGCCGGAGCTTGCGGCCCACCTGATCCACCTCGCCGACCTCCGGGGAGACATCGAGGATCGCACGATCGTCGACCTGGGCTGTGGGACCGGGATGCTGACGCTGGGCGCGGCGCTGCGCGGCCCCGAGCGAACCGTCGGGCTCGACGTCGATCCGGCACCGCTACGGACCGCTCGGGACAACGAGCGGAAGGTCGCCTCTGCCACGTCGGTCTCCTGGGTCCGTGGCGACGCCGAGAACGCGCCACTGCGCCCGGATCGCGACGGGACGACGGTCGTGATGAACCCGCCGTTCGGTGCCCAGTCGGGCAACGAACACGCCGACCGGGCGTTCCTGGAGACGACGGCCGCGATCGCGGACGTTTCGTACTCCATCCACAACGAGGGCAGCCAGGAGTTCGTCGGCTCGTTCGCGGCCGACAACGGCGGCACCGTCACCGACTCCTACCAGACGGAGTTCGAGATCCCGCGCCAGTTCGACCACCACGAGGACGAGTCGCGAGCCGTCACCGCGGAAGTGTACCGGATCGAGTGGTAG
- a CDS encoding ubiquinol-cytochrome c reductase iron-sulfur subunit, with product MMDYPKPDDDGDDEQCPCAGSASQPSIFTDDRAQLQRRDFAKVLATTGGLTAVASLAAPLAGLTQVFERGYSGPIYSDGINLVDGDGERVTESTLSAGEQMTVFPEPRPGIEDAPTLLVRFSEDDYGGDTNMAFTVDGYAAYSKVCTHAGCMVSNREGNTLVCPCHFGKFDPLSGAAVTDGPPGRALPQLPITMTSEGELVATGDFEGTVGPGGE from the coding sequence ATGATGGACTACCCGAAACCGGACGACGACGGAGACGACGAACAGTGTCCGTGTGCTGGGAGCGCGAGCCAGCCGAGCATCTTCACCGACGACCGCGCACAGCTCCAGCGGCGCGACTTCGCGAAGGTCCTCGCGACGACCGGCGGACTGACCGCCGTCGCGAGCCTCGCCGCGCCGCTTGCCGGCCTGACGCAGGTGTTCGAGCGCGGATACAGCGGCCCGATCTACTCAGACGGGATCAACCTCGTCGACGGAGACGGCGAGCGAGTCACCGAGAGCACACTGTCGGCCGGCGAACAGATGACGGTGTTTCCCGAGCCGCGACCGGGGATCGAGGACGCTCCGACGCTGCTGGTACGCTTCTCGGAGGACGACTACGGCGGCGACACGAACATGGCCTTCACCGTCGACGGCTACGCCGCCTACTCGAAAGTCTGTACGCACGCGGGCTGTATGGTCTCGAACCGAGAGGGGAACACGCTCGTCTGCCCGTGTCACTTCGGGAAGTTCGATCCGCTCTCGGGTGCCGCAGTGACCGACGGGCCGCCGGGTCGAGCGCTGCCACAGCTCCCGATCACGATGACCAGCGAGGGGGAGCTCGTCGCGACCGGAGACTTCGAAGGGACCGTCGGTCCCGGAGGTGAATGA
- a CDS encoding translation initiation factor eIF-2B, with product MIDETVEEISEMQTHSSSVVAVKAARALSALADREFPTTEEYVRALERNSSALRRANPSHASLHTTQRAIVERVSGADLDTVADAKAETDAAIQAVVEQVETGKERAAKRCGDRLDPTATLLTHDYSSTVIESIERAIETADGDVDMTVYVTEARPRYLGRKLARSMAGIDGVDVRLIVDSAAGHYLSECDRVLVGMDCIVDDTLYNRVGTYPIAAAAADQGVPVTVVGSESKLIDGGFAFENEFRSVSEVMREPAEGFSIENPAYDATPTRLLDSVVTDERVVEYDE from the coding sequence ATGATCGACGAGACCGTCGAGGAGATTTCCGAGATGCAGACCCACAGCTCCTCCGTCGTCGCCGTGAAAGCGGCGAGAGCGCTGTCGGCGCTCGCCGACCGCGAGTTCCCGACCACCGAGGAGTACGTCCGGGCGCTGGAGCGAAACAGCAGCGCACTTCGACGCGCGAACCCGTCGCACGCGTCGTTGCACACGACCCAGCGGGCGATCGTCGAGCGCGTCTCCGGGGCGGACCTCGACACCGTCGCGGACGCGAAAGCCGAGACCGACGCCGCGATTCAGGCCGTCGTCGAGCAGGTCGAGACCGGCAAAGAACGGGCCGCAAAGCGGTGTGGCGACCGCCTCGATCCGACGGCGACGCTCCTCACGCACGACTACTCTTCGACCGTGATCGAGAGTATCGAGCGTGCGATCGAGACCGCCGACGGGGATGTCGACATGACGGTGTACGTCACGGAGGCACGCCCCCGGTATCTCGGTCGCAAGCTGGCTCGATCGATGGCGGGGATCGACGGCGTCGACGTGCGTCTGATCGTCGACAGCGCCGCCGGCCACTATCTCTCGGAGTGTGACCGCGTGCTCGTGGGCATGGACTGCATCGTCGACGACACGCTGTACAACCGCGTCGGGACGTACCCGATCGCGGCGGCCGCCGCCGATCAGGGCGTTCCGGTGACCGTCGTCGGATCGGAGTCGAAGCTGATCGACGGCGGCTTCGCGTTCGAAAACGAGTTCCGTTCGGTCTCGGAGGTGATGCGAGAGCCGGCGGAAGGGTTCTCGATCGAGAACCCGGCCTACGACGCGACGCCGACGCGTCTCCTCGACAGCGTCGTCACGGATGAACGCGTCGTAGAATACGACGAGTGA
- a CDS encoding type IV pilin: protein MMSIGSSLDERAISESTSVAILVGITVVVTASVGLNVLVADSQETGPPSANFSYDHIEQSNTLIVTHDRGDELEAGQIHFVGADQDTTWAAAAETNETSTVGQGDIVQLSENNAFGTPVTSSTEIEVQYVYEGNRTTLDEWPSEQ from the coding sequence ATGATGTCGATCGGGTCGTCTCTGGACGAGCGAGCGATCTCGGAGAGCACGAGCGTCGCGATTCTGGTCGGCATCACCGTCGTCGTGACCGCCTCGGTCGGACTGAACGTCCTCGTGGCAGACAGCCAGGAGACCGGCCCCCCGTCGGCGAACTTCTCCTACGATCACATCGAGCAGAGCAACACGCTCATCGTGACCCACGACCGCGGCGACGAACTCGAAGCCGGACAGATCCACTTCGTCGGTGCCGACCAGGATACGACCTGGGCGGCAGCGGCGGAGACGAACGAGACGAGTACCGTTGGTCAGGGCGACATCGTCCAGCTCAGCGAGAACAACGCCTTCGGCACGCCGGTGACCTCCTCGACGGAGATCGAGGTGCAGTACGTCTACGAGGGCAACCGGACCACGCTCGACGAGTGGCCGTCGGAGCAATGA